One window of Ziziphus jujuba cultivar Dongzao chromosome 5, ASM3175591v1 genomic DNA carries:
- the LOC107421585 gene encoding probable disease resistance protein At5g45510 → MEKVIEIKPFSGVEFDKILSDKEATLISSVKMLFDKFFSTQLPAAVAMMIAEVNKIIKQNHSRIPMLENHMREAANYKEADGQEKIISEVMQYLYMLPSDNIVTLINLLKHEGSPLSKLRVLVLRGCDMLESIDHVKKMESLEMLEISGARSLKEIPDEVFGKMPKLRSLHLSALPVKYLPSSFSELTELRWLILRDWSCLEEVPSLKAFKSLQLVDISGACSLAKFEDKKVDSPVEINPEALTYFSLGGCDQLNELFTLKTCSGLQILDLSDNNSLRETSIDFLATQGLRILDMSKTKIGRLPSNLSNLTRLEWLDLSDILF, encoded by the exons ATGGAGAAAGTGATCGAGATTAAACCTTTTTCTGGAGTTGAGTTTGACAAAATACTATCGGACAAAGAAGCAACCCTTATTTCTTCTGTCAAAATGCTATTTGACAAATTTTTCAGCACCCAGTTGCCAGCTGCAGTAGCTATGATGATAGCAGAAGTCAACAAGATCATCAAACAAAATCATTCTCGCATCCCCATGTTGGAAAATCATATGAGAGAAGCAGCCAATTATAAGGAAGCAGATGGTCAAGAGAAGATTATCTCAGAGGTCATGCAATATTTGTACATGTTGCCGAGCGACAATATTGTGACTCTGATCAACT TGCTTAAACATGAAGGTTCTCCATTATCGAAGCTTCGCGTGCTTGTTCTCCGAGGTTGTGACATGTTGGAGAGTATTGATCATGTTAAGAAAATGGAATCATTGGAGATGCTAGAGATATCTGGTGCCAGATCCTTGAAGGAAATTCCAGATGAAGTTTTTGGCAAAATGCCAAAACTTCGAAGCCTTCATCTTTCAGCACTCCCAGTGAAGtatcttccttcttccttttctgAACTGACAGAACTGCGTTGGCTCATCCTCAGGGATTGGTCTTGCTTGGAAGAAGTGCCAAGCTTGAAAGCTTTTAAAAGTCTACAACTTGTTGATATTTCTGGTGCTTGTTCTTTGGCAAAATTTGAAGACAAAAAGGTAGACTCCCCTGTGGAAATTAATCCTGAGGCACTCACCTATTTCTCATTAGGAGGCTGTGACCAATTAAATGAACTGTTCACTCTGAAAACCTGCAGTGGTCTCCAAATTCTTGATCTTTCTGATAATAATTCTTTAAGAGAAACCAGCATTGATTTCTTAGCTACGCAAGGTCTTAGAATTCTTGACATGTCTAAGACCAAAATCGGTCGTTTACCTTCCAATCTTAGCAACCTTACTAGACTTGAGTGGCTTGATCTTTCCGATATCTTGTTCTGA